One region of Camelina sativa cultivar DH55 chromosome 6, Cs, whole genome shotgun sequence genomic DNA includes:
- the LOC104790782 gene encoding syntaxin-72 produces the protein MPVIDIIFRVDEICKKYDKYDVDKHRELGASGDDAFSRLFTSIDSDIEAVLRKAELASTETNRAAAVAMNAEVRRTKARLAEDVVKLQKLAVKKVKGLTREERESRCDLVIALADRIQDVPDGNEHAAKQVNNDWGGASAPNKNIKFDMSEEDMDDGFFQESEESSQFRQEYEMRKKKQDEGLDVISEGLDALKNLARDMNEELDKQVPLMEEMETKVDGATSDLRNTNVRLKKQLVQMRSSRNFCIDIVLLCVILGIVSYIYNALK, from the exons ATGCCGGTCATTGATATTATCTTCAGAGTCGACGAGATTTGTAAAAAATACGATAAGTACGACGTTGACAAGCACCGTGAGCTCGGAGCTTCCGGGGACGATGCCTTCTCTCGTCTTTTCACCTCCATTGATTCCGATATTGAAGCTGTTCTTCGT AAAGCGGAGTTGGCGTCAACGGAGACGAATAGAGCTGCAGCGGTGGCTATGAATGCTGAGGTTCGAAGGACAAAAGCTCGTCTAGCTGAAGATGTTGTTAAACTACAGAAACTCGCTGTTAAGAAG GTCAAAGGGCTTACGAGAGAGGAACGAGAATCCCGTTGTGATCTAGTTATCGCATTAGCCGATAGGATTCAAGATGTACCTGATGGAAATGAGCATGCAGCAAAGCAAGTTAATAATGACTGGGGAGGTGCTTCTGCACCTAACAAGAACATCAAGTTTGATATGTCTG AGGAAGACATGGATGATGGTTTTTTCCAGGAAAGTGAAGAATCTAGCCAGTTTCGACAAGAATATGAgatgagaaaaaagaaacaa GACGAGGGTCTTGATGTCATATCAGAAGGTTTGGATGCACTCAAGAACTTAGCGCGTGACATGAACGAG GAACTTGACAAGCAAGTCCCATTAATGGAAGAAATGGAAACAAAG GTCGATGGAGCAACTTCGGATTTAAGGAACACCAATGTTCGGCTTAAGAAACAGCTTGTGcag ATGAGATCCAGCCGCAACTTCTGCATCGACATTGTTCTTCTATGTGTGATCCTTGGAATCGTTTCTTACATTTACAA TGctctaaaataa
- the LOC104790785 gene encoding MLO-like protein 3 — translation MTEKEESNHSAEVGTVRSLQETPTWALATVCFFFVAVSMFLERLINLLSIRLKKNRKTSLLEALEKLKSVLMVLGFMSLMLNVTEGEVSNICIPIRYANRMLPCRKTISLHDNDNDEDDEDDEDDDHHDNFFHHCSKGKTSLISQEGLTQLSFFIFVLACMHILYNLAVVLLGMAKMRKWKLWEKETQTVEYLTSNDPNRFRMTRDTTFARRHLSSWTETSIQLWIKCFFRQFFNSVAKIDYLTLRHGFIFAHLSSNNAFNFQKYIHRSLHEDFKTIVGISPLMWLTVVIFMLLDVYGWRVYFYMSFVPLIVVLVIGTKLEMIVAKMAVTIKEHNNVIRGSPLVEPNDKHFWFSNPRFLLSILHYTLFLNTFEMAFFVWITWQFGINSCYHDNREIIITRIVLAVTVQVLSSYITLPLYALVTQMGSSYKRVILEEQIANVFRQWHGRVRVKRKTEKTPERNNDNDNNGDIDLGESPTQSEVANDFGSLGRQPQILQEIPVHNQTER, via the exons ATGacggaaaaagaagaaagcaaccACTCTGCGGAGGTTGGCACCGTCCGATCCCTCCAAGAAACTCCCACTTGGGCTCTGGCCAccgtttgtttcttcttcgtcgCTGTTTCCATGTTCCTTGAGCGTCTCATCAATCTTCTCTCAATT AGActtaagaaaaatagaaaaacatctTTACTTGAAGCATTAGAGAAGCTCAAATCAG TTCTAATGGTGCTAGGATTCATGTCACTGATGCTAAATGTGACTGAAGGTGAAGTTTCGAATATATGCATTCCCATAAGGTATGCAAATCGAATGTTGCCTTGCCGTAAAACCATTTCATTACATGATAATGacaatgatgaagatgatgaagatgatgaggatgatgatcatcatgacAACTTTTTTCATCATTGTTCCAAG GGGAAGACGTCACTAATATCACAAGAGGGTTTGACTCAGTTgagtttcttcatctttgtgTTGGCATGTATGCATATTCTCTACAATCTTGCCGTTGTTCTCCTTGGAATGGCCAAG ATGAGGAAATGGAAATTGTGGGAGAAAGAGACTCAAACAGTGGAGTATCTAACATCAAACG ATCCGAATAGGTTTAGAATGACAAGAGATACAACATTTGCTCGACGACACTTGAGTTCTTGGACTGAAACATCAATACAACTTTGGATT aaaTGTTTCTTCAGGCAATTTTTCAACTCGGTGGCAAAAATAGATTACCTCACACTCCGTCATGGTTTTATCTTT GCTCATTTATCATCAAATAATGCTTTCAATTTCCAAAAGTATATACATAGATCTTTACATGAAGATTTTAAAACTATAGTTGGTATCAG TCCTTTGATGTGGCTAACTGTGGTGATCTTTATGCTTCTCGACGTTTACG GTtggagagtatatttttatatgtcatTTGTGCCactaatt GTAGTTCTAGTGATCGGGACAAAACTAGAGATGATAGTAGCGAAAATGGCGGTCACGATTAAGGAACATAACAATGTGATTAGAGGAAGCCCTCTCGTTGAGCCAAACGACAAGCATTTTTGGTTCTCCAATCCTCGTTTCCTCTTAAGCATTCTACACTACACGCTGTTTCTG AATACCTTCGAGATGGCCTTTTTTGTGTGGATCACT TGGCAATTTGGGATTAACTCTTGCTACCATGATAACCGAGAGATCATAATCACACGAATTGTATTAGC GGTGACAGTCCAAGTCTTGAGCAGCTACATTACATTGCCTCTTTATGCACTTGTAACCCAG ATGGGGTCAAGCTACAAGAGAGTAATCTTGGAAGAACAAATAGCAAATGTGTTCAGGCAATGGCATGGTAGGGTTAGAGTCAAGAGGAAGACAGAAAAAACTCCGGAAAGAAACAACGATAACGATAATAATGGTGATATCGATTTAGGTGAGAGTCCAACTCAGTCAGAAGTTGCTAATGATTTCGGATCTTTGGGTAGACAACCACAGATTTTACAAGAGATACCGGTACACAACCAAACTGAAAGGTGA
- the LOC104790784 gene encoding isovaleryl-CoA dehydrogenase, mitochondrial, with translation MQRFFAARSILGNAVKSRRRSFSSLSSSLLFDDTQLQFKESVSKFAQDVIAPHAERTDKTNSFPKDVNLWKQMGEFNLHGITAPEEYGGLGLGYLYHCIAMEEISRASGSVALSYGAHSNLCINQLVRNGTTAQKQKYLPKLISGEHVGALAMSEPNAGSDVVSMKCKADKVDGGYIINGNKMWCTNGPSAETLIVYAKTDTKAGSKGITAFIIEKGMDGFSTAQKLDKLGMRGSDTCELVFENCFVPEENILDKEGKGVYVLMSGLDLERLVLAAGPLGIMQACLDTVLPYIRQREQFGRPIGELQFIQGKVADMYTALQSSRSYVYSVARDCDNGNIDPKDCAGTILCAAERATQVALQAIQCLGGNGYINEYATGRLLRDAKLYEIGAGTSEIRRIVIGRGLFKEQ, from the exons ATGCAGAGGTTTTTCGCAGCGAGATCGATTCTGGGCAACGCCGTCAAGTCTCGGAGGAggtccttctcttctctttcctcttccCTCCTCTTCGACGATACTCAGTTACAG TTTAAAGAAAGTGTATCCAAGTTTGCGCAAGATGTTATCGCTCCTCATGCCGAAAGAACCGATAAAACTAATTCATTTCCAAAG gaTGTTAACTTATGGAAGCAGATGGGTGAGTTCAATCTCCATGGAATCACTGCACCTG AGGAATATGGAGGTTTAGGTCTTGGTTACTTGTATCATTGTATAGCAATGGAGGAAATCAGTCGGGCCTCAGGGTCAGTTGCTCTGTCTTATGGTGCCCATTCCAACCTTTGCATCAATCAATtg GTGAGGAATGGAACTACAGCCCAAAAGCAGAAATATTTGCCAAAG CTGATCAGTGGGGAGCATGTTGGTGCTCTAGCAATGAGTGAACCCAATG CCGGTTCAGATGTTGTCAGCATGAAATGCAAGGCTGATAAGGTAGATGGTGGTTATATAATAAATGGCAACAAGATGTGGTGCACTAATGGTCCGTCTGCTGAAACACTG ATTGTTTACGCGAAAACTGATACAAAGGCAGGTTCTAAAGGAATAACGGCTTTCATTATAGAGAAGGGTATGGATGG ATTCAGTACTGCTCAGAAGTTGGACAAACTGGGAATGCGGGGAAGCGATAC GTGTGAGCTTGTTTTTGAGAATTGCTTTGTTCCTGAAGAAAACATTCTTGACAAGGAAGGAAAAG GAGTGTATGTTCTGATGTCTGGTCTGGATTTGGAGAGACTTGTTTTGGCAGCTGGGCCATTAGGGATCATGCAGGCATGCCTTGACACTGTACTTCCTTATATTCGCCAGAGAGAACAGTTTGGTCGTCCAATTGGAGAATTACAGTTTATACAG GGCAAAGTTGCTGACATGTACACTGCATTACAGTCTTCAAG GTCATACGTCTACTCGGTTGCTAGGGACTGTGACAATGGGAACATTGACCCAAAG GACTGCGCCGGAACTATTCTCTGTGCAGCCGAAAGAGCAACTCAAGTCGCTTTACAG GCGATACAATGTTTAGGCGGAAATGGATATATAAACGAATATGCAACAGGACGCCTTCTGAGAGATGCAAAGCTATATGAAATCGGTGCGGGAACAAGCGAGATAAGAAGGATTGTCATAGGCCGCGGGCTTTTCAAAGAACAATAG
- the LOC104790786 gene encoding E3 SUMO-protein ligase SIZ1-like (The sequence of the model RefSeq protein was modified relative to this genomic sequence to represent the inferred CDS: added 60 bases not found in genome assembly), with product MKELKDVLAQMGLSRQGRKQDLVQRILTIFSDEPAGRLWSKRDPRARERVAKLVEDGYRKMQASWASEVTDISNVKVKSGSFQPDIKVRCICGSSLVTESMIQCEDPRCHVWEHVGCVIIPEKPMEVNQPLPEPFYCEICRLTRADPFWVTMAHPLYPVRLTSTIIPTDDLIPIPSVDRIFRITRADKDLLVKHEYDVQAWCMLLNDKVIFRMQWPQYADLQVNGVHVRAIDRPRSQLLGANGRDDGPIITHCVREGINKISLSRCDSRIFCLGVRLVKRRTLQQVLNMIPDEDKGEPLENALSRVRRCIGGATGNDDADGDSDIEVVADFFDINLRCPMSGSRMKVAGRFKPCLHMGCFDLEVFVELNQRSRKWQCPICLKNYSLEHIIVDPYFNRITSMMRHCDDELAEIEIKPDGSWRVKLESDSKRRKMGELPPWRLPNGSLIPTVDEMKPKMEILTPVKQEGCSDGPTPLKDGIRRNCNGNCEISKPNTNGLSSSNREDKVECQEQNVIPMSSSSTGSGRDSDDHSVNQDALGTFEFGNNGMELGSISMNVNPSYNFSDRNHQPAVASNNEPIVLSDSDEENDVAITGFNENQTDGGVNFPLHLPGIKSYSENPHAMAGGSSGLGLFTNIDADVTEGLVSLEPGPSNCAPAVSSGYKKAPETSMPSIPMFSESVGRREANANNGSLQIFLPTRPDTSAQSDLGNQAEMSNGNPSDDWISLRLGNQGETKGVNKVNASTREGALDTLSETASLLLGMNDSSKQEKSRRQRSDSPFSFPRKKRSVRPRLFLTTDSDSE from the exons GACCTTGTTCAGCGGATTTTGACTATTTTTTCTGATGAGCCTG CGGGAAGGTTGTGGTCTAAAAGGGATCCCAGGGCAAGGGAAAGGGTTGCAAAACTAGTGGAGGATGGATATAG GAAAATGCAAGCATCTTGGGCAAGTGAAGTAACGGATATCAGTAATGTTAAAGTTAAGTCAGGTTCCTTTCAACCAGATATCAAAGTTCGGTGTATTTGTGGAAGCTCATTAGTTACAGAGTCAATGATACAA tGCGAGGATCCGAGATGCCATGTCTGGGAGCATGTTGGCTGTGTCATTATCCCGGAGAAGCCTATGGAAGTAAATCAACCTCTTCCTGAACCATTTTACTGTGAAATATGCCGACTTACCCGTGCTGACCC ATTTTGGGTCACAATGGCGCATCCATTGTATCCTGTGAGGTTGACGTCAACGATCATCCCAACTGATGA TTTAATCCCCATTCCGAGTGTGGACAGAATATTTCGAATAACAAGGGCAGACAAAGACTTGTTGGTGAAGCATGAGTACGATGTTCAG gcTTGGTGTATGCTCTTGAATGACAAAGTTATATTTAGGATGCAGTGGCCTCAATATGCTGATCTGCAAGTCAATG GTGTACATGTTCGTGCTATTGACCGACCAAGGTCACAGCTTCTGGGGGCCAATGGCCGCGATGATGGACCTATT atCACACATTGTGTTAGGGAAGGAATTAACAAGATATCCTTGAGTAGATGTGACTCCCGCATTTTTTGTTTGGGTGTAAGGCTTGTGAAACGACGGACTCTGCAACAG GTCTTAAACATGATTCCGGATGAGGATAAAGGTGAACCTTTAGAAAATGCTCTTTCGCGTGTACGCCGATGCATCGGAGGTGCAACTGGAAATGATGATGCCGACGGTGACAGTGATATTGAGGTTGTCGCAGATTTCTTTGATATCAATCTCCGGTGTCCT ATGAGCGGCTCTAGGATGAAAGTTGCTGGGAGATTTAAACCCTGTTTGCACATGGGATGTTTTGACCTTGAGGTGTTTGTAGAGCTGAATCAACGTTCTAGAAAG TGGCAGTGTCCTATTTGTCTGAAGAACTACTCTCTGGAGCATATAATTGTAGATCCTTATTTTAACCGTATTACATCAATG ATGAGACATTGTGATGACGAGTTGGCTGAGATTGAAATTAAGCCTGATGGTTCTTGGCGTGTGAAGCTCGAAAGTGACAGCAAGCGCAGAAAAATGGGGGAACTCCCGCCCTGGCGACTACCTAATGGTAGTCTCATCCCCACGGTTGATGAGATGAAACCCAAGATGGAAATTCTAACACCAGTTAAACAAGAAGGTTGCTCAGATGGTCCAACCCCTTTGAAAGATGGAATAAGGAGGAATTGCAATGGCAATTGCGAAATTAGCAAACCTAATACTAATGGTTTGTCTTCCAGTAATAGGGAAGATAAGGTTGAGTGTCAGGAGCAAAATGTTATACCAATGAGTAGTAGCTCAACTGGAAGTGGTAGGGATAGCGATGACCATAGCGTAAACCAGGACGCTCTTGGGACCTTTGAGTTTGGAAACAATGGGATGGAGCTTGGTTCTATATCCATGAATGTAAATCCAAGCTACAACTTTAGTGACAGGAATCATCAACCAGCAGTAGCAAGTAATAATGAACCCATCGTTTTGAGTGATTctgatgaagaaaatgatgtTGCAATCACTGGCTTCAATGAGAATCAAACTGATGGCGGGGTAAATTTTCCATTGCATCTACCTGGTATTAAATCATATAGTGAAAATCCTCACGCCATGGCTGGGGGTAGTTCGGGCTTGGGTCTTTTTACCAACATTGACGCTGATGTAACAGAGGGTTTAGTTAGTTTGGAGCCTGGTCCATCGAACTGTGCTCCTGCAGTAAGTAGCGGTTACAAAAAAGCTCCAGAGACATCAATGCCATCTATTCCTATGTTTTCAGAATCGGTTGGACGACGCGAAGCAAATGCAAACAATGGATCACTTCAAATATTTCTGCCAACAAGACCAGATACCTCAGCTCAGTCTGATTTAGGAAATCAGGCGGAGATGTCAAACGGAAACCCTAGTGATGATTGGATCTCTCTAAGGCTTGGTAATCAGGGAGAGACAAAAGGTGTAAACAAAGTCAATGCGTCGACAAGAGAGGGTGCTTTGGATACTCTGTCAGAAACAG CGTCGTTGCTACTTGGAATGAATGACAGTAGTAAACAAGAGAAGTCAAGAAGACAGAGATCAGATAGCCCGTTTTCATTTCCTAGGAAGAAGCGTTCCGTTAGACCCCGACTGTTTCTCACCACTGACTCAGATTCAGAATGA
- the LOC104790787 gene encoding thiol protease aleurain-like, which yields MSVKLILSSSILFILIAATTADQEIGFDESNPIRMVSDNNLRELKDTVVQILGQSRHVLSFSRFAHRFGKKYESVEEMKLRFSVFKENLDLIRSINKKDLPYKLSVNQYADMTWQEFQRHRLGAAQNCSATLKGSHKVTEAAVPDTKDWRDDGIVSPVKNQGHCGSCWTFSTTGALEAAYHQAFGKKISLSEQQLVDCAGTFNNFGCHGGLPSQAFEYIKYNGGLDTEEAYPYVGKDGDCKFSSENIGVQVLDSVNITLGAEDEMKHAVGLVRPVSIAFQVVHEFRFYKTGVFTSTTCGNTPMDVNHAVLAVGYGVEDGVPYWLIKNSWGGDWGDNGYFKMEMGKNMCGVATCSSYPVVA from the exons ATGTCTGTAAAACTAATCTTATCTTCATCAATCCTATTTATTCTCATAGCTGCAACAACGGCGGATCAAGAGATCGGATTCGATGAATCAAATCCAATCAGAATGGTCTCCGACAACAATCTCCGGGAGCTTAAAGACACCGTCGTTCAGATCTTAGGCCAGTCTCGTCACGTTCTCTCCTTTTCTCGATTCGCTCACCG GTTTGGGAAGAAGTATGAGAGCGTTGAGGAGATGAAGTTAAGATTCTCAGTTTTTAAAGAGAATCTTGATTTGATCAGATCCATTAATAAGAAAGACTTACCTTATAAACTCTCTGTTAATC AATATGCTGATATGACATGGCAAGAGTTTCAAAGACACAGGCTTGGAGCTGCTCAAAACTGTTCTGCTACTTTGAAGGGTAGCCACAAGGTCACTGAAGCTGCAGTTCCAGACACG AAAGATTGGAGAGATGATGGTATTGTTAGTCCTGTTAAGAACCAAGGACACTGTGGATCTTGCTGGACATTCAG CACAACCGGAGCTCTTGAAGCAGCTTACCATCAAGCGTTTGGGAAAAAAATATCTCTGTCAGAGCAACAGCTTGTGGATTGTGCTGGAACTTTTAACAACTTTGGTTGTCATGGTGGACTTCCTTCTCAAGCCTTTGAATACATTAAATACAATGGTGGGCTTGACACAGAGGAGGCTTATCCTTACGTTGGTAAAGACGGTGACTGCAAATTCTCGTCTGAAAACATCGGTGTTCAAGTTCTTGACTCTGTCAACATTACTCTG GGTGCAGAAGATGAAATGAAGCACGCGGTCGGACTGGTGAGACCAGTGAGTATTGCATTTCAGGTTGTACATGAATTCAGGTTTTACAAGACGGGAGTTTTTACTAGCACTACCTGTGGAAACACTCCAATG GATGTAAACCATGCTGTGTTAGCAGTTGGTTATGGAGTTGAAGACGGTGTTCCGTACTGGCTTATCAAGAACTCATGGGGAGGTGATTGGGGAGACAATGGCTATTTCAAGATGGAAATGGGGAAGAACATGTGTG gtGTTGCAACATGTTCATCGTATCCGGTTGTGGCGTGA
- the LOC104790788 gene encoding uncharacterized protein LOC104790788: QTQTPKVEMESSTSRTSGSRGISFWSILLHSLWTTLMGILFFRLATTNGHKLPFIHFFSISGTLLITLPWIIQLLISSTVIFLHKSKGYNNLMWIVQSPTISNQVVDHTKAGTCSVSPSPSSTRQVLKESDAEEIAIRIVIGAADDKKDGCSAATLGMVMEIEGRNKTKLLTNGST, from the coding sequence caaacacagacACCAAAAGTGGAAATGGAGAGTAGTACTAGTAGAACCTCTGGTTCTCGAGGGATCTCTTTCTGGTCAATCCTACTCCACTCTCTTTGGACAACTCTTATGGGAATCCTCTTCTTCCGTCTCGCCACCACGAATGGCCACAAGTTACCTTTCATCCACTTCTTCTCCATATCAGGAACATTACTCATTACCCTACCTTGGATCATCCAACTCCTCATCTCCTCGACTGTTATATTCCTCCATAAGTCCAAAGGTTACAACAACCTCATGTGGATTGTTCAGTCACCAACAATATCCAATCAGGTTGTTGATCATACAAAAGCTGGTACTTGTTCTGTTTCACCCTCTCCTTCATCAACTCGCCAGGTTTTGAAGGAAAGTGATGCTGAAGAGATTGCGATTAGGATCGTCATTGGCGCTGCTGATGATAAAAAAGACGGTTGCTCTGCAGCAACATTAGGCATGGTCATGGAGATTGAAGGAAGAAATAAGACAAAACTGCTCACAAATGGATCCACTTGA
- the LOC104790789 gene encoding putative L-type lectin-domain containing receptor kinase I.1, with amino-acid sequence MAQRFHLFLFLILFVNLICFSSQQDLSFVYNGFNQDRTNLHLDGSAKFQDGLLQLTNATTQQKDHAFYNRPFDFSSASSHSISFSTHFVCALVPKPRSDGGHGIAFVLSSSMDLTQADPTQYLGLFNISTNGSPSSHVLAIELDTVLSAEFDDIDKNHVGIDENSLQSVVSASASYYSDREGKNKSLKLLSGDRIQVWIDYEDTLLNVTLAPFKNQKPSKPLLSRTINLTAIFPDRKAFIGFSAATGSLISYQYILGWSFSRSRVLLQSLDISNLPKVPRPKKPDETSHLLIAILVLLAIVVIAVLGGFYIYRRKKYAEVKEPWEKEYGPLRYSYESLCKATRGFNKDGRLGKGGFGEVYKGTLPLLGDIAVKRLSHGAEQGMKQFVAEVVTMGTLQHKNLVPLLGYCRRKGELLLVSKYMEGGSVDQYLFHGDKPPLSWSQRLAILRDIASALCYLHTGASQVVLHRDIKASNIMLNGNLQGFLGDFGMARFDDHGANLSATAAVGTIGYMALELTSTGTSTRTDVYAYGAFMLEVTCGRRPFDPELPVEKRHLVKWVCECWRKGSILNAIDTRLRGKFVPGEVEIVLKLGLLCTSIVPDARPNMEQVVQYINRHQRLPEFSPDTPGIGVSTPVLMGIPSLAITSSSVASSVSARSASLSSANNSMFISHTIIYGDGR; translated from the coding sequence ATGGCTCAACGATTTCatcttttcctcttcttaatCTTATTTGTTAATCTGATTTGCTTTTCAAGTCAACAAGACTTAAGTTTCGTCTACAATGGCTTTAACCAAGACCGAACCAATCTTCACCTTGACGGCTCTGCAAAATTCCAAGATGGACTTTTGCAGCTAACCAACGCCACGACTCAACAAAAGGATCATGCTTTCTATAACCGACCATTCGATTTCAGTTCAGCTTCATCTCACTCTATATCTTTCTCGACTCATTTCGTTTGCGCTCTtgttcctaagccaagaagtgACGGTGGTCATGGGATCGCCTTTGTTCTATCATCTTCAATGGATCTTACACAAGCAGATCCAACTCAATACTTAGGACTCTTCAACATCTCAACTAAtggatctccttcttctcatGTTTTAGCTATCGAGCTTGATACGGTTCTGAGCGCTGAGTTTGATGATATCGACAAAAACCATGTCGGTATAGACGAGAACAGCCTCCAGTCCGTAGTTTCTGCTTCAGCTTCTTATTATTCAGACAGAGAAGGGAAGAACAAAAGCTTGAAACTCTTGAGTGGAGATCGTATTCAGGTATGGATTGATTATGAAGATACTCTACTCAACGTTACTTTAGCACCATTCAAAAATCAGAAGCCGAGTAAGCCTCTTTTGTCAAGAACTATCAATCTCACAGCAATCTTCCCTGATCGAAAAGCATTTATAGGGTTTTCGGCTGCGACTGGATCATTGATTAGTTATCAATACATCTTAGGATGGAGTTTCAGCAGAAGCAGAGTATTGCTACAGAGTCTTGACATTTCTAACCTTCCCAAGGTTCCTCGTCCCAAGAAACCTGATGAAACATCTCATCTGCTTATTGCTATACTGGTTCTACTCGCTATCGTAGTAATCGCGGTTCTTGGAGGGTTTTATATCTATAGGAGAAAGAAGTATGCAGAAGTTAAAGAGCCATGGGAAAAAGAATACGGTCCACTTCGTTATTCCTATGAATCTTTGTGCAAAGCAACCAGAGGGTTTAACAAAGATGGTCGTCTTGGAAAAGGTGGTTTTGGAGAAGTGTATAAAGGAACTCTTCCTCTTTTAGGAGATATAGCTGTGAAGAGACTATCACACGGTGCAGAGCAAGGAATGAAACAGTTTGTAGCTGAAGTTGTGACAATGGGAACTTTACAGCACAAGAATCTTGTTCCTCTACTCGGGTATTGCAGAAGAAAAGGCGAGTTGTTGCTGGTCTCTAAGTACATGGAAGGAGGTAGTGTTGATCAGTACTTGTTTCACGGCGATAAACCTCCTCTTTCTTGGTCTCAAAGACTCGCGATATTGAGAGATATCGCATCTGCGCTCTGTTACTTGCATACAGGAGCTAGTCAAGTTGTTTTACACCGAGATATTAAAGCTTCTAATATTATGTTAAATGGAAATCTCCAAGGGTTCTTAGGAGATTTTGGGATGGCTAGGTTTGATGATCATGGAGCTAACCTCTCTGCAACAGCAGCTGTAGGAACAATAGGTTACATGGCGCTTGAGCTAACATCAACAGGAACTTCAACAAGAACGGATGTGTATGCATATGGTGCATTTATGCTTGAAGTAACATGTGGGAGGAGACCATTTGATCCCGAGCTGCCGGTTGAGAAACGGCATTTGGTCAAGTGGGTTTGTGAATGCTGGAGGAAAGGTTCTATACTTAATGCTATAGATACAAGATTGAGAGGTAAGTTTGTACCCGGGGAAGTCGAAATCGTTCTGAAACTAGGGTTGCTCTGTACAAGCATTGTACCAGATGCAAGACCTAACATGGAACAAGTGGTCCAATACATAAACAGACACCAAAGATTGCCTGAGTTTTCTCCAGACACTCCTGGAATTGGAGTTTCCACTCCGGTTTTAATGGGAATACCATCGTTAGCGATCACTTCCAGTTCAGTGGCCTCATCAGTATCAGCACGATCAGCCTCTCTTTCCTCTGCCAACAACTCAATGTTCATTTCTCACACAATCATTTATGGTGATGGAAGATGA